Proteins encoded together in one Sinorhizobium sp. B11 window:
- a CDS encoding SDR family oxidoreductase has protein sequence MKIVVIGGTGLIGSKLVKRLQAKGHETIAASPASGVNTITGEGLADVLKGAQVVVDLSNSPSFEDKAVMEFFQTAGRNIASAEAAAGVKHHVALSVVGTERLPESGYMRAKLAQEKIIKESGIPYSLVHSTQFFEFMFGIAQSGVQGDKVHLSPAMMQPIFSDDVADALVDVVLGNPLNATVEIAGPEPIKIADAVTRYMRQIGDKREVVADDQTRYFGALLNEGSLMPGNQVRIGKTRYSEWVKTATPPPGH, from the coding sequence ATGAAAATCGTCGTTATCGGCGGAACCGGCTTGATCGGTTCGAAGCTCGTCAAGCGCCTCCAGGCCAAGGGCCACGAGACTATTGCCGCCTCTCCCGCATCCGGCGTCAATACGATTACCGGCGAGGGGCTTGCCGACGTTCTCAAGGGAGCACAGGTCGTGGTCGACCTCTCCAACTCCCCGTCCTTCGAAGACAAGGCCGTGATGGAATTCTTCCAGACCGCGGGTCGCAACATTGCGTCCGCCGAAGCGGCTGCAGGCGTGAAGCATCATGTTGCACTGTCCGTCGTCGGCACGGAACGCCTTCCGGAGAGCGGATACATGCGCGCCAAGCTTGCCCAGGAGAAGATCATCAAGGAATCCGGGATTCCTTATTCCCTGGTTCACTCGACGCAGTTTTTCGAATTCATGTTCGGCATCGCTCAATCCGGCGTGCAGGGCGACAAGGTTCACCTTTCACCGGCGATGATGCAGCCGATCTTCTCGGACGATGTTGCCGACGCGCTCGTCGATGTCGTTCTCGGTAATCCGCTGAATGCCACCGTCGAAATCGCTGGTCCGGAACCGATCAAGATTGCGGATGCCGTCACCCGCTATATGCGGCAGATCGGCGACAAGCGCGAAGTGGTTGCCGATGATCAGACCCGTTATTTCGGTGCTCTGCTGAATGAAGGCTCCCTTATGCCCGGCAATCAGGTACGGATCGGCAAGACGCGGTACTCCGAATGGGTCAAGACGGCTACCCCACCTCCGGGTCACTGA
- a CDS encoding alpha/beta hydrolase: protein MSTEYVTTKDGVQIFYKDWGPKDAQPIVFHHGWPLSADDWDNQMLFFLGKGYRVIAHDRRGHGRSTQVSDGHDMDHYAADAAAVVQHLDLRNAIHVGHSTGGGEATHYVARHGKGRVAKLVLIGAVPPIMVKTAANPGGLPIEVFDGLRTALAANRSQFYIDLASGPFYGFNRPGAQVSQPIVQNWWRQGMAGGAKAHYDGIKAFSETDFTEDLKSIEVPVLVMHGDDDQIVPVADSAPLSAKLLKNATLKIYKGLPHGMATTHADIVNADLLSFFKA, encoded by the coding sequence ATGAGCACCGAATACGTCACGACCAAAGACGGCGTCCAGATCTTCTATAAGGACTGGGGTCCGAAGGACGCTCAGCCGATCGTCTTCCACCACGGCTGGCCGCTGAGCGCTGATGACTGGGACAACCAGATGCTTTTCTTCCTCGGCAAGGGTTATCGCGTCATTGCGCATGACCGCCGCGGACACGGCCGCTCGACCCAGGTCAGCGACGGTCACGACATGGACCATTATGCCGCCGACGCTGCGGCCGTTGTTCAGCATCTCGACCTCCGCAACGCAATCCACGTCGGCCATTCGACGGGCGGCGGCGAAGCAACCCACTATGTTGCACGTCACGGCAAGGGGCGCGTCGCCAAGCTCGTTCTCATCGGGGCCGTCCCGCCGATTATGGTCAAGACGGCGGCCAATCCGGGCGGCCTGCCGATCGAGGTCTTTGACGGCCTTCGCACAGCACTGGCAGCCAACAGGTCGCAGTTTTACATCGACCTGGCCAGCGGCCCGTTCTACGGCTTCAATCGCCCAGGTGCTCAAGTCTCGCAGCCAATCGTCCAGAATTGGTGGCGGCAGGGCATGGCCGGTGGAGCAAAGGCCCATTACGACGGCATCAAGGCGTTCTCGGAAACGGACTTTACCGAAGACCTGAAATCGATCGAGGTGCCCGTCCTCGTCATGCACGGCGACGATGACCAGATCGTCCCTGTCGCCGATTCCGCACCGCTCTCCGCAAAGTTGCTGAAGAACGCGACCCTGAAGATTTACAAGGGCCTGCCCCATGGCATGGCGACGACGCATGCAGACATCGTCAATGCCGATCTGCTCAGCTTCTTCAAGGCCTGA
- a CDS encoding winged helix-turn-helix domain-containing protein yields MQHVLVADSDHSARSLIRDFLMQQSFRVTAVSAGDELQSALSRDVIDAFVIDLNLKGEDALEIVQQLATLSAAPVIITSADRTEEADKVLGFELGASDYITKPFGLREFLARLKAAMRVRSAPDAGRERRTYMFGDWMLSMRQRILTRPGVGETQLTAAEFNLLVAFLNAPKQVLSRERLLAASRVHSEEVFDRSIDALVLRLRRKLETEPSKPSLIKTARGTGYILDCNVMVDEGLRLKR; encoded by the coding sequence ATGCAGCATGTTCTCGTTGCCGATAGCGATCACTCTGCGCGCAGTCTCATCCGTGATTTTCTCATGCAACAGTCGTTTCGCGTTACTGCCGTCAGCGCTGGCGATGAATTGCAAAGTGCGCTTTCCAGGGACGTGATCGATGCGTTCGTCATCGATCTCAACCTTAAGGGAGAGGACGCCCTCGAGATCGTGCAGCAATTGGCAACACTCTCGGCGGCGCCTGTCATCATCACCAGTGCCGACCGCACCGAGGAAGCCGACAAGGTCTTGGGATTTGAGCTTGGCGCAAGCGATTACATCACCAAACCATTCGGTCTGCGAGAGTTCCTGGCACGACTGAAGGCGGCGATGAGGGTGAGGTCCGCACCCGATGCCGGGCGGGAGCGACGTACTTACATGTTTGGCGACTGGATGCTCTCCATGCGTCAGCGAATACTTACGCGGCCGGGCGTTGGCGAGACGCAACTGACCGCCGCCGAATTCAATCTTTTGGTCGCGTTCCTGAACGCACCGAAACAAGTCCTGTCCCGTGAGCGGCTGCTTGCGGCAAGTCGCGTCCATTCGGAAGAGGTCTTCGATCGAAGTATCGACGCGCTGGTTCTGCGCCTGCGACGCAAACTGGAAACGGAGCCGTCAAAACCAAGCCTGATCAAGACGGCGCGTGGAACCGGCTATATTCTGGATTGCAATGTGATGGTGGATGAGGGGCTGCGCCTCAAACGATAG
- a CDS encoding adenylate/guanylate cyclase domain-containing protein, translating into MHNLDSANRHSLANWLISGVRDELQIEPIFLQLCDRLASCGVALSRASLHLRVHHPQWLGTRVVWVKNHREADITTIGYDVEATDAFLRSPFRAVIRSGVEIHQRLQIHGPHQFSVFEELKQEGHTDYIAWPIDHTQGKRHLATFSTSEPGGFTDEEMALFREILPLFSLVSEIRLKNQLALTLLQTYVGPHAGEQILDGATTRGSGTSVNAAIMICDLRNFTKLSNRRPRDEVISILNQYFDAIADPIERHGGEILKFMGDGLLAVFPLEKADACTGLLRAVIEAQEAIKRFQGAAFGYEVRYGTGIHLGEVMYGNIGSKKRLDFTVIGPAVNIASRLEALTKELQRPALMSADFVRMAGCSDQTECLGFYNLRGFEEPVEVHALRLPPVGG; encoded by the coding sequence ATGCATAATCTCGACAGTGCCAACCGTCATTCCCTCGCGAACTGGCTGATTTCAGGCGTTAGAGACGAGTTGCAGATCGAGCCCATATTTCTGCAACTCTGCGACCGTCTTGCTTCCTGCGGCGTTGCTCTCAGCCGCGCCAGCCTCCATCTTCGCGTTCATCATCCCCAGTGGCTCGGAACGCGAGTCGTTTGGGTCAAGAATCACCGCGAAGCGGATATCACGACGATCGGTTACGATGTCGAGGCGACCGACGCTTTCCTCAGAAGTCCGTTTCGTGCCGTCATCAGAAGCGGCGTCGAGATCCACCAGCGGCTCCAGATCCACGGGCCGCATCAATTTTCCGTCTTCGAAGAGCTGAAGCAGGAGGGCCACACCGATTACATCGCCTGGCCGATCGACCATACCCAGGGCAAACGACACCTTGCGACGTTTTCGACGAGCGAACCGGGCGGATTTACCGATGAGGAAATGGCACTCTTCCGCGAGATCCTTCCGCTGTTTTCACTGGTCAGCGAAATTCGCCTCAAGAACCAACTGGCGCTGACACTTCTGCAGACCTATGTCGGCCCGCATGCCGGGGAACAGATCCTGGATGGAGCGACGACGCGCGGTAGCGGGACGTCGGTGAATGCCGCCATCATGATCTGCGATCTCAGAAATTTCACCAAACTCTCCAATCGCCGGCCACGCGATGAGGTTATTTCCATTCTGAATCAGTATTTCGATGCCATCGCCGATCCGATCGAAAGACACGGCGGAGAAATCCTCAAGTTCATGGGGGATGGATTGCTGGCCGTCTTTCCCCTGGAGAAGGCCGATGCCTGCACCGGTCTCCTTCGGGCTGTCATCGAGGCGCAAGAGGCGATCAAACGCTTCCAGGGAGCGGCATTCGGATACGAAGTCCGCTACGGCACGGGCATTCATCTCGGAGAGGTGATGTACGGCAATATCGGCTCGAAAAAGAGGCTGGATTTCACCGTGATCGGCCCCGCCGTGAATATCGCCTCCCGCCTTGAAGCCTTGACGAAAGAACTACAGCGCCCGGCCCTGATGTCGGCCGATTTCGTTCGAATGGCAGGATGTTCGGACCAGACGGAATGCCTGGGTTTCTACAACCTCAGAGGTTTCGAAGAACCGGTCGAGGTTCACGCTCTTCGCCTTCCCCCGGTCGGAGGCTGA
- a CDS encoding mechanosensitive ion channel, which yields MPQEIASFVVLLNVLGIAGIVVWHLQGRSRPYARLIVQIAFFTAMTIVLLLAGIVPFRFDPPHLESMSALFVSAKIFWWVHLSWAVIGFLRIYIVLDGRPREARLIQDLLIAVVYLGVALSVMAFVFGVPIGTLLATSGVIAVILGLALQNTLGDVFSGIALTLGRPYVIGDWILLSDGTEGRIVASNWRSTHLLTAAHNIVVLPNSVLAKLGLTNISRPDENHQITLSIRIVPTRMPHVIRGVMQTVLDSCNSIIKDPPPAVSLVGIDASAVDVELYFQVTSPLKRGVARSEVIDLVYRHCKSSGLQLAMPLSKVITATEVIAQNASASSTGPAQSLIEAIPIFSVLTEEETTALAASATRRIFSPGDEIAKEGDSLASLMIIRAGIVSMRRDGEEAARLAPGDFFGEGGFLAGIGESHALQAVTRVTVYEISKEAFAPLLGGRPELAEDLAANLAYREALSGNMGNHAMQHDRRRSYLLQAIRSVFRNHAHG from the coding sequence ATGCCGCAGGAAATCGCTTCGTTCGTCGTCTTGCTGAATGTCCTGGGCATAGCAGGCATAGTCGTATGGCATCTGCAGGGACGGTCCCGGCCATACGCGCGCCTGATCGTGCAGATCGCCTTCTTTACCGCGATGACGATTGTTCTTCTGCTGGCAGGGATTGTCCCGTTTCGCTTCGACCCACCGCATCTGGAAAGCATGAGTGCGCTCTTTGTCTCTGCGAAGATATTCTGGTGGGTGCATCTCTCATGGGCCGTCATCGGCTTTCTGCGCATCTACATCGTACTGGATGGGAGGCCACGGGAGGCGAGGCTCATTCAGGACCTTTTGATCGCGGTCGTTTATCTCGGTGTCGCCTTGTCGGTCATGGCTTTCGTCTTTGGCGTTCCGATCGGGACGTTGCTGGCGACATCAGGCGTCATTGCCGTCATCCTTGGTCTTGCCTTGCAGAATACGCTGGGGGACGTGTTCTCCGGGATCGCGCTGACCCTGGGGCGCCCCTATGTCATCGGCGATTGGATCTTGCTCAGCGACGGCACGGAAGGACGGATCGTTGCCAGCAACTGGCGCTCGACGCATCTGCTGACAGCCGCTCACAATATCGTCGTCTTGCCGAACAGCGTGCTTGCCAAGCTTGGGCTGACCAATATCAGCAGGCCAGATGAAAATCATCAGATTACGCTGTCGATCCGGATTGTGCCGACACGCATGCCGCACGTCATCCGCGGCGTCATGCAAACGGTGCTGGATAGCTGCAACTCCATCATCAAGGATCCGCCGCCGGCCGTTTCACTTGTCGGCATCGACGCCAGTGCGGTTGATGTGGAACTGTATTTTCAAGTCACCAGTCCACTGAAGCGAGGTGTCGCCCGCAGTGAGGTCATCGACCTCGTATACCGACACTGCAAGTCCAGCGGACTTCAGCTTGCGATGCCGCTCAGCAAGGTCATCACGGCGACTGAGGTCATTGCACAGAATGCATCGGCCTCCAGCACGGGCCCGGCGCAAAGCCTCATCGAAGCGATCCCCATTTTCTCGGTGCTTACAGAGGAGGAGACAACAGCGCTCGCGGCATCCGCGACCAGGCGCATTTTTTCTCCCGGTGATGAGATCGCAAAAGAAGGCGATTCTCTTGCCAGCCTGATGATCATCCGGGCCGGGATCGTTTCGATGAGAAGAGACGGCGAGGAGGCGGCGCGCCTGGCGCCCGGCGATTTTTTTGGCGAAGGTGGCTTCCTTGCCGGAATTGGCGAGAGCCATGCGCTTCAGGCGGTAACACGGGTGACCGTTTATGAAATCAGCAAGGAAGCTTTTGCACCACTTCTGGGCGGTCGCCCCGAGCTCGCGGAGGATCTTGCAGCAAATCTCGCCTATCGGGAGGCGTTGAGCGGGAACATGGGCAATCATGCCATGCAGCATGATCGCCGGCGGTCCTACCTGCTGCAAGCCATTCGATCGGTATTCCGCAATCATGCACATGGGTGA
- a CDS encoding LysR family transcriptional regulator, translating to MGSLLGEAAGLVAFVRTVETGSFSAAARSLRTTPSGVSKSVSRLESLLGLKLFRRSTRLLTLTPDGETFFGNIAPLLRQIEESSDVFQADRGATGHLRVSLPSELARLLMPPIFTRFLPRHPGITLDLGTTDRHVDLIRENYDIAFRVGKVTGSDLMMRTLVHLEMVLVASPAFIETWGQVSSVERLREIPFARYAIDGRTYPVRFGDGSTMMPTGEVDLDTATAIRIAALSGVGVAYLMKCIVQEELDRGELIQLLPELELEMMPFQAVHAFGRMPTYRLRLFSDFIETEMRKHAPQ from the coding sequence GTGGGCAGTTTGCTAGGTGAGGCAGCGGGATTGGTAGCGTTTGTCCGAACCGTCGAAACCGGATCCTTCAGTGCGGCGGCGCGCAGCCTGCGGACAACGCCGTCGGGCGTATCGAAAAGCGTTTCCCGGCTGGAAAGCCTGCTCGGGCTCAAGCTCTTTCGTCGCTCGACACGTCTCCTTACGCTGACACCGGATGGAGAAACATTCTTCGGAAACATTGCGCCACTTCTCCGGCAGATCGAGGAATCTTCGGATGTCTTTCAAGCGGATCGCGGCGCGACCGGTCATTTGCGTGTGAGCCTGCCAAGCGAGCTTGCGAGGCTTCTCATGCCGCCCATCTTCACACGCTTCCTGCCGCGGCATCCCGGCATAACGCTCGATCTCGGGACGACGGATCGGCATGTGGACCTGATCCGCGAAAACTACGACATCGCGTTTCGCGTCGGTAAGGTCACGGGAAGCGACTTGATGATGCGCACGCTGGTGCATCTGGAGATGGTACTGGTCGCATCGCCTGCGTTTATCGAGACTTGGGGACAGGTGAGTTCGGTGGAGAGGTTGCGTGAAATACCCTTCGCGCGCTACGCGATCGACGGCCGTACATATCCCGTTCGCTTTGGCGATGGCTCGACGATGATGCCCACAGGAGAGGTGGACCTCGACACAGCGACAGCGATCCGGATCGCGGCCTTGAGCGGTGTGGGCGTCGCTTATCTGATGAAATGCATCGTTCAGGAGGAGCTGGATAGAGGGGAATTGATCCAGCTTCTGCCCGAGCTCGAACTGGAGATGATGCCGTTCCAGGCTGTCCACGCTTTTGGCAGGATGCCGACTTACCGCCTGCGGCTCTTTTCGGATTTCATCGAGACCGAAATGCGTAAGCACGCACCCCAATAA
- a CDS encoding carboxymuconolactone decarboxylase family protein, with the protein MTQRLNYAQLSPELVKKLSAFSMELKESSIEQTTRDLVEIRASQINGCSFCVDMHSKEAKIHGERELRLYHVAAWRESTLFSPRERAALAWTEAVTKLSDTGVPDELYEKVRGQLSEKEVSDLTFQIMAINAWNRISIAVKAVPGTADKLYGLDKAGLQ; encoded by the coding sequence ATGACGCAAAGACTGAATTACGCCCAGCTTTCACCAGAGCTCGTCAAAAAGCTCTCCGCCTTCAGCATGGAATTGAAGGAGAGCTCCATCGAGCAGACGACCAGGGATCTGGTCGAAATCCGCGCGTCCCAGATCAATGGCTGCAGCTTCTGCGTGGACATGCATTCCAAGGAAGCAAAGATCCATGGCGAACGTGAACTCCGTCTCTATCACGTCGCCGCCTGGCGTGAATCGACGCTGTTCAGCCCGCGCGAGCGCGCCGCCCTTGCGTGGACGGAAGCGGTCACCAAGCTTTCCGACACCGGCGTTCCGGACGAGCTTTATGAGAAGGTCCGCGGCCAGCTTTCCGAGAAGGAAGTATCCGACCTGACCTTCCAGATCATGGCCATCAACGCATGGAACCGGATCAGCATCGCGGTCAAGGCTGTTCCGGGCACCGCGGACAAGCTTTACGGCCTGGACAAGGCCGGTTTGCAATAA
- a CDS encoding LysR substrate-binding domain-containing protein, translating to MTNLTLKQLRYFEALARHGRFRHAADACAISQPALSMQIKELEEELGGDLFERGAREVRLTAFGQLFAMRVRDILRAVDELGDLARASQDRLLTRLRIGIIPTIAPYLLPAIISDLNRTFDNIEIQVRETLTTRLVHEVAQGELDLAVVALPVSQPSLTEIKLFEEEFVLVRHREDEGKPVPEPEALREMRLLLLEEGHCFRDQALSFCGIESTRPREIMEGSSLSTLVQMVSAGIGVTLIPEMAVPVETRSADVSISRFRTPQPLRTIGIIWRNSTPLVKQLLQISEVIRHSAASLHQRVDPARAGVKG from the coding sequence ATGACCAACCTTACGCTCAAACAGCTTCGTTATTTTGAAGCGCTGGCACGCCATGGCCGCTTCCGGCATGCGGCCGATGCCTGCGCCATTTCGCAACCCGCTTTGTCGATGCAGATCAAGGAGCTGGAGGAAGAACTCGGCGGAGATCTCTTCGAGCGCGGCGCGCGTGAAGTCAGGCTGACCGCCTTCGGACAGCTCTTTGCGATGCGTGTGCGCGACATTCTGAGAGCTGTCGACGAGCTCGGAGATCTTGCCCGCGCCTCGCAGGACAGACTGCTGACGCGGCTGAGAATCGGCATCATCCCGACCATCGCCCCCTATTTGCTGCCGGCGATCATCAGCGATCTGAACAGGACCTTCGACAATATCGAAATACAGGTGCGCGAAACCTTGACGACCAGGCTAGTTCACGAAGTGGCGCAAGGCGAGCTGGACTTGGCTGTCGTCGCATTGCCGGTGTCCCAGCCGTCGCTTACCGAGATCAAACTATTCGAGGAAGAGTTCGTGCTGGTTCGCCACCGCGAAGACGAGGGCAAGCCGGTGCCGGAACCCGAGGCCTTGCGCGAAATGCGCCTGCTTCTCCTGGAAGAGGGACATTGCTTCCGGGATCAGGCCTTGTCCTTTTGCGGCATCGAATCGACCCGCCCCCGGGAGATTATGGAGGGCAGCTCGCTCTCGACGCTCGTACAGATGGTCAGCGCCGGCATCGGCGTCACCCTGATCCCAGAAATGGCCGTGCCCGTGGAGACACGCTCGGCGGATGTCTCCATTTCCCGATTTCGCACGCCTCAGCCGTTGAGAACGATCGGCATCATCTGGCGCAATTCGACGCCCCTGGTCAAACAACTGCTGCAGATTTCAGAGGTCATTCGTCACTCGGCCGCGAGCCTACATCAGCGTGTCGATCCGGCACGAGCCGGTGTCAAAGGCTGA
- the katG gene encoding catalase/peroxidase HPI codes for MDQKPDSAGKCPVDHSGASARRNRDWWPSQLDLQMLHHHSGLSDPMGKDFDYAEEFKKLDLDAVKKDLHALMTDSQDWWPADFGHYGGLFIRMAWHSAGTYRITDGRGGAGQGQQRFAPLNSWPDNVNLDKARRLLWPIKQKYGNSISWADLLILTGNVALESMGFKTFGFAGGRADVWEPEELYWGPEGTWLGDERYSGERELAEPLGAVQMGLIYVNPEGPNGTPDPLASARDIRETFARMAMNDEETVALIAGGHTFGKTHGAGDPSFVGVDPEGGELEAQGLGWASKFNSGVGRDAIGSGLEVTWTTTPTRWSNNFFWNLFGYEWELEKSPGGAHQWVAKGAGATIPDAFDSSKKHLPRMLTSDLALRVDPIYEAISRRFLENPDQFADAFARAWFKLTHRDMGPKVRYLGKEVPAENLIWQDIIPAVDHALIDDKDIADLKAKVVASGLSVQELVSTAWASASSFRGSDKRGGANGARIRLAPQKDWEVNEPAQLAKVLGTLEGIQKDFNAAQTSGKKVSFADLIVLAGAAGVEKAAKAGGQDIVVPFTPGRMDASQEQTDAASFAALEPRADGFRNYVNSKRLQFMKPEEALVDRAQLLTLTAPEMTVLVGGLRVLTAGKPEHGVFTAHPEALTNDFFVNLLDMGTVWAPLAGKDGVYEGRDRKTNVVKWTGTRIDLIFGSHSQLRALAEVYGQSDAKAKFVKDFVAAWNKVMNADRFDLV; via the coding sequence ATGGACCAGAAACCTGACAGCGCGGGCAAATGTCCCGTCGATCATTCGGGAGCAAGCGCCAGACGCAATCGCGACTGGTGGCCGAGCCAGCTCGACCTGCAGATGCTTCACCATCACTCCGGTCTTTCGGATCCGATGGGCAAGGATTTTGATTATGCCGAGGAGTTCAAGAAGCTCGATCTCGATGCGGTGAAGAAGGATCTTCACGCGCTGATGACCGACTCACAGGACTGGTGGCCGGCAGACTTCGGCCACTACGGCGGTCTCTTCATCCGCATGGCCTGGCACAGCGCCGGCACCTATCGCATCACCGACGGCCGCGGTGGCGCCGGTCAGGGTCAGCAGCGCTTTGCGCCGCTCAACTCCTGGCCTGATAACGTCAATCTCGACAAGGCCCGCCGCCTGCTCTGGCCGATCAAGCAGAAGTACGGCAACAGCATTTCCTGGGCCGACCTCTTGATCCTCACCGGCAACGTCGCGCTCGAATCCATGGGCTTCAAGACCTTTGGTTTTGCTGGCGGCCGTGCCGACGTCTGGGAGCCGGAAGAGCTCTACTGGGGTCCGGAAGGCACCTGGCTTGGCGACGAGCGCTACAGCGGCGAACGCGAGCTCGCGGAGCCACTCGGCGCCGTGCAGATGGGCCTGATCTACGTCAACCCGGAAGGGCCGAACGGCACGCCTGATCCACTCGCATCGGCTCGCGACATCCGCGAGACCTTCGCCCGCATGGCGATGAATGACGAAGAGACCGTGGCACTGATCGCCGGCGGTCATACCTTCGGCAAGACCCACGGCGCGGGTGACCCGTCGTTTGTCGGCGTCGATCCTGAAGGTGGCGAGCTCGAGGCGCAGGGCCTCGGCTGGGCGAGCAAGTTCAACAGCGGTGTCGGCCGCGATGCCATCGGCAGCGGGCTGGAAGTCACCTGGACGACGACCCCGACCAGGTGGAGCAATAATTTCTTCTGGAACCTGTTCGGTTATGAATGGGAATTGGAAAAAAGCCCGGGCGGCGCCCATCAGTGGGTCGCAAAGGGCGCCGGCGCCACCATTCCGGATGCCTTCGATTCTTCGAAGAAGCACCTGCCGCGAATGCTCACCTCCGACCTCGCGCTGCGCGTCGACCCGATCTACGAGGCGATCTCGCGCCGCTTCCTCGAAAACCCGGATCAGTTCGCAGACGCCTTTGCCCGCGCCTGGTTCAAGCTTACCCACCGCGATATGGGCCCGAAGGTTCGTTATCTCGGCAAGGAAGTTCCTGCAGAAAACCTGATCTGGCAGGACATCATCCCGGCCGTCGATCACGCGCTCATCGACGACAAGGACATTGCTGATCTGAAGGCCAAGGTCGTTGCGTCCGGCCTCTCCGTTCAGGAACTCGTCTCGACCGCATGGGCATCCGCTTCGAGCTTCCGCGGTTCCGACAAGCGTGGCGGCGCCAATGGCGCGCGCATCCGTCTTGCCCCGCAGAAGGACTGGGAAGTCAACGAGCCGGCACAGCTCGCCAAGGTTCTCGGCACCCTCGAAGGCATCCAGAAGGACTTCAATGCAGCTCAGACCAGCGGCAAGAAGGTCTCTTTCGCCGACCTGATCGTGCTCGCCGGTGCGGCCGGTGTCGAAAAGGCTGCCAAGGCAGGTGGCCAGGACATCGTCGTGCCGTTTACGCCCGGTCGCATGGATGCATCGCAGGAGCAGACCGATGCCGCTTCCTTCGCGGCTCTCGAACCGCGTGCCGACGGTTTCCGCAACTATGTGAACAGCAAGCGTCTGCAGTTCATGAAGCCGGAAGAAGCCCTTGTCGACCGCGCCCAGCTGCTGACGCTGACCGCGCCTGAAATGACGGTTCTCGTCGGCGGGCTGCGTGTGCTGACGGCCGGCAAGCCGGAACATGGTGTCTTCACCGCGCATCCGGAAGCGCTGACGAACGACTTCTTCGTCAACCTGCTCGATATGGGCACCGTTTGGGCACCGCTCGCCGGCAAGGACGGCGTTTATGAAGGCCGCGACCGCAAGACCAACGTGGTCAAGTGGACCGGTACCCGCATCGACCTGATCTTCGGCTCGCACTCGCAGCTGCGCGCGCTCGCTGAAGTCTATGGCCAGTCCGATGCCAAGGCGAAGTTCGTCAAGGACTTCGTTGCCGCATGGAACAAGGTCATGAACGCTGATCGCTTCGATCTCGTCTGA
- a CDS encoding DUF2945 domain-containing protein, with protein MSEKLRKGDKVSWNTSQGETVGSVVKKQTAPTKIKGHEVKASKSDPQYIVESEKSGKRAAHKPEQLRRK; from the coding sequence ATGAGTGAGAAGCTCAGGAAGGGCGACAAGGTATCCTGGAATACGAGCCAGGGCGAAACGGTCGGCAGCGTGGTCAAGAAGCAGACGGCGCCAACGAAAATCAAAGGGCACGAGGTAAAAGCCTCGAAGTCGGATCCGCAATATATTGTCGAGAGCGAAAAGTCCGGCAAAAGAGCGGCTCACAAACCCGAGCAATTGCGCAGAAAGTGA